The DNA segment TACAACGACAGTCTTACATCCTTATCTATGTTATATATGTCTTTTGAATTAATCTTGGCTGTACCTTTTTTAGTTCAGACCAGAACTCGTTATGTAGCACGTTGTATAAAATATTTGAGTTAGTTTGAGTTGGGTCATTACGGTTGCTATCAGAtctattcacacacacacacacacaaaggacGCTAGATTATAACATGCACCCGCATTAACTAATTCGTCTCAGTAAGAGCAGTTGGCCCTAGATTGAAGTTTTTAAGTAATTATCTTCCTAAGAGCTAGCAGCTTACTTTGAAGTTGAATTAAATTACTattcttttaaaagtttgaataGTTGAATTCATGTGCAAATTGTCTTCATCTTTACCTTTGTTTTCTAGCGAGTGGGGGAGATCCCCTGGCCGGCTGAAGGCCGATCGCCCACCCAACCCCTCCTACTTATAGGATATAGTATCTGCTTTTGGTATCTTGGCATGTCGTCCCTATTGCGCTTCAACTTTTTCGTTGGTAGCCTCCTTCTTGTAGCAACACAAAAAGTTGACACAATGGGAATTCGACAAAAGTTATAATTTACTCTACAAATTAAGCTTCAAAAATATTGAGCACCAGTCTTCCTGCTACCATTGAGGctcttttttcaaatgataGTAACTAAGAAGAACAGGTTAGCAAATTGGCGGGCTGGAGTTAAACATGAATTAATGGAAGTGCGCACGAGGCCTGGAATGGAGACCAGAGATCATAGAAATGGTCCATGTTCGGATCGGAACTCTAGACATTCTGATCGATGGACCTTTGATTCTAATAGGTTCTCTGTGAGCCTTCACCTGTTTGCAGCAAGCAATTAAGGATgtaaatggattggatttggattgaagaTTTGACCGAACAGCTCCAAAAAAGatggacatgaaaaaaaaaaaattaacagctgattaagaaattggaacaggtttggatttaagaaatggcagcatatatatttaaattggttttgaataggTATGACGATCTAATTTGAacttagattcaaattttgataaattaCATATGATAAAAGCTATatctaggggcggagccaaggggggctGGTAGGGGCCTTGGCTGCCAtcagtttgaaaaaaaaaatcaattttttttatgcaaatttcaaaagttttagtttaatatatataaaagttattaaaattttatttcgtctcatgttaaaattttgaaactatagtttaacctctgcaataaaaaaaattccagacTCCATTTCTGGCATGGTATTGGCATTAGTAGTGCTGAGAAAGACCGCAGTAAAACCACTAAAGCATAGATGCAAGGTTTGTCTCTGCCAAAGTTTTTGAGCATAGTAGGCAAATTCGCCAATCCGAAGTTATAAGTCACGAGTTAGAGATTAACAAACAAGTTTGGATGTTCTTTTTAATCATATGTTGTTGAATACTGAAGtgtcattttttgaattgtgaaatgtCACAAACTTTACTAAATAGACacaaatactcatattacatgttattTAATTTTAGTTGATGAAAAGAATCAGACATGAAATCCAGACACAAACTTATcttcttcatctatttataaaaaaatacaagacaAAAAGTATAACCCAACTCAGCAATCTTCTGTGGATCCGTGTCTGAGTTACGGTTCGCAAACTATACTGCAGGGTCATAACTTACACAGATATGAGATAACATTGCATTTCTCCAAAATAATCAATAACCAATTGAACAATGAGCAAACGATTGCGAGGAATGAACCTGcactctctctcatttctctgtAGTTGGGGAGAAGTTACATGCACCACTAATCAACCAATATAAATCATGAAACAAGTGATCAATGCCAAAAGGAACCAACTAGTTTCAGGCAAGCTTGGATGATCTTCAGCAGGGAAGGAGCTTCTTGCAATTGAGTGCACCAGCAAAGCGGGTGAGTCTGCTGACAAAAGTGCCGGGCTTGGGAGTGATCTTCTGGGCCTTGGTGTAGGGGTTCTTGAACTTCTTCCCCGACACCCTGAAGAATGCGCCGTTTTGGAAGTAGTCATTGCTTGAACTCCATGTCCACTGGCTCCAAACGGACTGCGGGGCATATTCTCTCTTTGTCACCTGCCAATGTCATATCAGTAAATCATTGTTgaggagaaaaataaatggaaaatatgtcaaaattaattttttttaaaaaaagagaaaatattcgagattttttttttaaaatatcttctAGATTCTAGAAAATTTCTAGCTTTGTGGTTCGTTGCCACCGATCCTATTATAGTTACATTGACGCCAACTGCTCAAACaattaacaaaagaagaaggaaaaagagccgataaaatgaaaatatataacaaaatttaaagaCAAGAAGTCTCAtagataaaaaacaaacaagagaaagagagaaagctGAAAAtgatccaacaaaaaaaatacatctaGGTACAATAATAGATGTAAAGAGTAcaacaaaatataagaaaaaatgatatGTAAAATTAGAAATGAGATTTGTGCACCAAAACCCCTTAACAATGGATGTGACGTCGGCCTAAAGATTGAAAAGTAAAacttagagagaaagagagagaaaaaaagattttatgAGCGTGGATTAACGTTCATTTGAATGCATCTTTGGATGAAGAATTAGTGGTCATGttcttaattaattaaaaatctCAGTGCAAAAACGAagaacaaaataacatataaagATCTCAAAATAGAAGATTTCTAGACTGCATCGGTTACCTCCTTGGCGTAGTCAATGGGAGGGGCAACGAAGCGATTGCCTTCGCTTATGATTGTCGGATGTTGGCTGCCGCCGATGGCATACATCTGCCAGTGAGTATAGTCATTGTTCACTACATGGAAGAAACCCCACCGGCACCTGCCCAAACAAGagttggattaaaaaaaaatccattttacctttccttaataaaaaaaacctatatttttttttataatttttttttcatggtaatTTTTGGTGagtaaaagatttttttatccTACCATCCAAATATAATTACATATTGAACTTTTAACCAGTAATGCACTTGTGTTTCATATTAAATAAGTTATGTTGAACACTAAAAATTCTTTCTAAGATTATGTGTTATGAAAGAACTGAAAAGTTCATGTATCAATGTACTCCACATGACACCTACGGTGATGATAAACGGCTACACACCTGGGCATGCGTTGAACAAGGTTCCTTCCAAAGTGGTTGAATGCAAAGGTGACCTGCATGATGGCATCTCTTGAGTAGTCATCATGTGCACCCATCAGACTCACCTGCACCACCATCATCATTAAACCTTTTCAATATAATTACATGATCATGTGCAGGGCATGATCTACGGTCTTGCAGCATAACCATCATAAGCATGGCATGATCACACACTACATGCGGTGATCTCTGTAAGCATCATGTGCATGATGGTGCACCGCATGTATAAGCATGATGAACTTTGCGTGCGGCATTCATGCATGGTGAAGAACCATCGTCCTCATTAAAACCCTTGAATATATGTCATTACATGATCATGTGTAGTGCATGATCTGTGGTCTTGCAACATAACCATCATAAGCATGGCATGATGAGAGATTGCATCGGGTGATCTCTATAAGTATCATGTGCATGATATTGCACCGCCATATATAAACCATCATTCATGCATGGTGAGAAGTTGAGAGGTAGTTAGGGCTTACCTCATTGTGCCTGGTGAAGTGATTGTTGGAGATGGTGATGGCGGTGGATCCCTCGATGGCATCGATAAGGCCATCCATGCAATTGGACATGGAGTTGTGGTCGATCCAGATGTTGGTAGAACCGAAAATGGAGATGCCGTCGCCGTCGGACCTGGTCCTCAGGCCGAAGTGGCTTTGCGAATCTCTGATCATCCCACCGCCGCCGGCCTTGATGTCGTGGATGTGGAGGCCGTGGATGATGACGTGGTTGACGAACTGGATGGTGAATCCGGCGCCGTAGGCGATGTGGACGTTGGCGCCCCGGCCGTCGATGGTCTTGAAGCTGTTGACGATGAGCTCCTCGCTGAGGCGAATGACCATGTCCGTTTTGAAGATGATCCAGAGCGGCCGGTCCTGGATGACGCCGTACCGGAGGGTGCCCTTCTTGGGGTTGACGAGGTCGTTGTCGGAGGGGTCGGTGACCACGTAGTAGCGCCCGCGCTTGCCGCCGAAGGCCTTCCGGCCGAAGCCCAGGGCGCAGTCCGCCAGCCGCTTCCGGTGCTTGCTCCACAGCGGGTCGCAGCGCCAGCAGCGGTCGATCGGATTGGTGGCCATGCACGAGCCCGTGTACCGTCCCAAGTTCCTCCTCGTGCTGTTGCCATCTTCCTCCCTGTTGCAACATCGACTTGTGGTCAGCCCGTTTATTGATGTTGATGGCATCTTACATTCTTACTTAGATTCAATCGCTTATATTTCCAATCCATCGGCTTCCTAAGATCAATTGAGCGATTCAATTAAATTGCCTATATATCCATACATATTATGTTTAGTTtcggaaatatatatattttaaaaaattaagaaactttagattgttgaaaaaataagtaaagaACAGTATAAGAGACATGGCATCCTTATGTCAGTCAGAAAATTAAATGATTCATGCAGGCTTAACTCAATATATAATTTTACGGTTGTTTTCAACAACGGGTTGTCATAATCTAGTTGATTACTGTATAAGACTGAATAACTATATATGAAAATCAGTTAAATTAGTTATAAGTCATCTGACCAAATTAGTATGTGATAAACAAGGTGatgtataaatttatttttgcaaaCCAAATTGTTATGCAAAACAACCTTATGCCTAACACTTCATAAGTTATAAAtgaagtagagagagagagagagagagagagagagagagagagagagagaacctgtgAACCTCATAGTTGAAATGGTTGGTGACATTAAAGGGGTCGGCATGGTAGGAGTCGAGAGAAGCGTTGCGGGCAGCCTCGGCACGCATCTTCCAGTAGTCATCGTGCTCTGCGATGTTGCCGTTGACGACGACGGAAGACACGCAGATCAGAAGTGCCAACAAGAAAGCCAGACGAGGCTGGTTATAAGGAAGAGCAAATgtgcctttcattttcttctgatCAGATGCAAATCTCATGTATTTCGCCTGCTAATAGAAAGGAGGTGGCGACTGGTGCAGGGAACAGGGgcagaatctctctctctctctctatgaggAAGCTGCCATGGCAGCGATCGATCCCTCCAACCAAGTGAAAGTGGAAACAGACAGAGAGTTTGAAGAAGAAATGGTCCTTCCCATCTCTGTCTCTTACGCACCAAATATGAAGAGGAAGGGCAACCGTTCAAATCGGTCATATTTAGCTCCTGCTACATTGCGCAATGACtcttgactttctctctcttttacgaAGAGAGAGGGCAGCCATTAACAAAATAAGCAGATCTTTTTTATCTAAGTCAAGACTTGTGGACGCCACACATGGTTGCATGGACAATACTACATATTGAAAAGGTTGGGGCAACCGATCGATGAGAAACTTGAATCTTTAGCCGAGGAGATCGTATTCTTCTTGACACCACATTTCCTTGGTTCTTGTTCTCTTATATAATTTCacttaaaataatatataaaggCTATTAAAATCTGTGTTGCCCGGTACTCGAGTCCAGCCAGGACCAAGGCCCTAAATTTGGGTATATGCTATTGAAATCTGTGTTGCACCGCGCCTTGTACCCAATTCCAGCAACGGCCAATGCCTTAAATTTGGGTGTTGGGCCGGCTGAACAAGTTATTGGACTGGCAGAATAAGACcttataactttttaaaaattttattttattcaatatatatatatataatgttctAGTTGAGTCTGGCCCATGCTGCGCAGCCATGAGGTTGGACCTGAGGTGTGGGTATAAACTGCAACCTGACCTAAGCCCAACTACTTATTGGCTAAAATTACACTATTTCCTTGGGTGGTAGAAGGGTGCTCAAGCTGCCCCCCCTTAACAAGGACATCTCAAATGcgcgaagctggttatatacgccgtgtatgaaatttcatgtaccattttaataatgataaaagTTGTCCATgagtaataattttttttctgtaagaacaaaaaggaaaaccgcAAAAAGAATATTTTGGGATATCATCATGACCGATACATCTCtttaaacagtaaaaaaaaaaaacgttttcatttttttgtcctGCTCATaaaattatctcataaatatttgactatttcataaacattatctcatatttatgtttagtgttatctcatacatccgtcTGTTAtcccataaatattttattacctcatacttatgtttaacgTTATTTTCGTCTAtaatgtcattatctcataattcttttgttatctcataaacattatttcatacttatgtttagcagTATCTAGCACATCCATTTATCCAttttatcattatctcataaatcttttgttatttcataaatattatctcatacctatttgttattttatacctatttgttatctcatacatatgcatatgtaaTATTTGGGCATGAAAGTAAATGTGCTTATTGGTAATATTGTTCACATCCGGGCATATGTTCTTTACATACATAGGGGTGGCATACAAAACTTGATCTCCAAAATGTGAGGCCAAAATACAGAAATGTGAAACATTACAATTTTAAAAGGACAAGAAAACCCCTCATGTGATTAGTAAAATGACAAACACCCCCCAAAGAGCCACTTAGAGGGCTTGGAAGAGAGCATCCACAGTCTACAAAGTTTGTATGGTTGGTAGTTGAACACTAGAAGTGAAGACCTTTTGACCAGTACAGTAGAACCCTGGTATTATTAACATTGAAATATGTACTTAGGTTACATATTTTTTAActatatttaaatattataacaaaaGAGATTCTTATAAAAGCCCAACAAAATACTGCTGttgatttgaaaaagaaaaaggttaatACTAATTAATAATAAATGCCACGAGgcttcattattttttaaaatctatcAAAGCCTTTAGAATGTTTACAATATAAATTtagaataaaaataattaaatactTTCGGAACACAACACTGATTTTTCATTAGTTAGAAAACATGACATGATGTTGTCTATTTAAGTTTTTACATTATAGTTAAAAAACTTACATAGCATTTTAACTGTGTTTTAAAACAACTAATTTAAACATTATCttctttaaatttcattttaaatttttttacagtaatacaaaactcaaaattgtcattcattttctaaGACTAATTATCTTACACATTAAAAAGTTGAGCatgtaattatttatttttgttggacCATTTCAATACTTCCAATAAAACGAAATTCAAGGCTGACATTGAAgctattttcttttaaaaggcTTTGTTGTTACCAAATAAACATTAGAATTTGATTTTATAGACATATTATTACACTTTATTTTGATGGCATTATCACCATTTATTGTTTATACTGCTTAGTTTCTACTTAAATCTTTTGAACTTTGTAACCTCCAAGAGCCTACTTGGGTCCTTTTTAGATAGATTTTGTAGTATGTAgtaataaaatatgaaatttgaaacacTTTCTCTAAATTTTAGAATATGTGTGAAGTATGATAACTTTAACTTTCCATGCCTGTAAAAAAAGTGATTCCCCAAATTTTCTTGCGTACGCCAAGAATAAGAGACTAAAAGCCTGTAACTTTTTagttatttattattataattatgtGATAATAAAAGCAATCAATCACCTAAAATGTTGAAATCGtcattcatttatttcaaatataagAGCACAATGGTTCATATATGAGACATTCAAAAATAGATAATgtatagaaacaaaattaactttacatgatccatacaaaaaagtgaaaactatatatatatatatatatatatatatatgaacaacattttctttatgCTTGCTTTTGAAGTGCATCCTGCTAATTATGGTACCAATCATGTTTGCCATGACACAATCCATTTTACCATATTCAACCCATTTTATCAGTTCATCAAAATCATGTGGGCCACTGTCCCAACAACTTTGAGAAGCAGTAACATCTATTGCACTACCTTCTGATACGCGGCTAGTAAATCGCTTAATTTGGTTCCAtgcaactttctaatatttttctaaagaatCTTCAACATAGAATACTTATTGAACTTGAAATGACAAATATAAATAGCTCACCTTGTGCAAATCTACAGTTAGAGTTAGCAAGTGGGAGTGTAAACTCATAGTTTTCCCATCCTACAAAACGTTTTCATTTGAACAACATAAATCTGAATTCACATAATACTACAAGTCCATAGCATCTTTAATGGCACCATAAGTGCCTTTTCCACTAACTATGATGAGCACCTCTAGCTCTTAAAGAACTAGATATGCGTCAACAAGAATATTTTCCTTTTGggttttcctatttttttttctctttttgtgtgACAGTGAAAGCTGTTGATATTTCTTGAATATTATTGCCATTAACTGAGGACCATGTGGTACCCATTGAATTTTACTATCTCTTACTAATTAAATTGAAGTAACTGTTGCACCTATGGAGATGAATATATGTTATGAAGCATTTTGTATACAATAAAACTGTTTGATATGACTATCATTTTCGAAATTTATATGTTTCCTAAACTAATCTAGAAATTATAGTTTGAGCTTGTTTTCAACTTCATGTTGTGGATATTCTATGATGTTGACCTCTTATCTCTCTGATACGTGACTTGTATCAGCTattagaaaatagaaatacagaaataaatgttttccactaatacaaagtttattaaaattaatgaaGATAAGATATTTACCTATGAAATGAGTTTGATTGATTCACAGTAAAGTAACATCTATTGACATGAGTGATGAGATTGATTCACAGTAAAGTAACATCTATTGACATGAGTGATGAAATATGTTGCAAAAAGCAATATCAATCTTTTCTAACATGCAACCCTTTCTCAAATTTCCAATCTTTCCTTTATTAACTTACATAGTAGCATCATCATTCCCATATGGACTATTCAACCACATTTCCAGATTGTGTAAGTATAAAATTCTACATAGTACTTTTCCGCCAAGGATTCCCTGGACGACAAAACCTTTTGGATGGCTCTATTACCAATATATGATTTAAATTTCCTTAGATAACTATCATCATAGAGAATCATAAATGATCAAATACAAGTAACTTtttgagaaagagaaggaaaaatgtTCCTAAAGTACTAATAACAACTCTTGATAGAGTACATCATTTGATATTTCACTTCTTTCTTGCAGTGAATAGGTAAACGTACTACTATATTAAAAAATGCAAGATGAAAACTCTTTTTGGATGGCACATTTTAGGGGcaactttgtttcttttaatacAAGAACTTTTAAGGACAACTCCCTGAAGAAACTACACAAAAACATAATCATTAAGGTCACATTATTTGGTGTGATCTGTATATGACCAATGGAAGCACCTAATTCATTAAAATATGACAAGTCATGAAGCTCAAACCTTAATAATTTATATTCTTTTATGTGAATACAACAAGTTATGTTAGTTAGCTATATTgaactttgatattttttagcaCTTTATGAAAAGATATTTCTCACTTATGTGCATTATTGCTGAAGCAAGTTGCAAGTCAACATACTTTATGAATGCCTTAAAGTTGCACCAAATGAAGTGGATGTCCTATGAATATGGCTTGCATATAAAGTTGAGCAAATATTgtggtttttcattttcatgcaataTTCAACAATGTCGCAGTCATCATGCACATTTCATATGCATGTATGACATCTTGTACTGTAGTATGTTATACTCTCAATAAGGCATCATAAAAAtatgttcttcttcctccatccACAAGGCAGAATACGACATATAAGGAGATCGTTTGTCCAAATGAAGCATAGTGGACTTCATCAAAGAATGTGTTTCTCGACATATCAACGAGTCATTCATGACTAAGTTCTATGTTTTATATGATGTTATTTGTTGAaaattgtaaatgatgtttACAAGAATTTTTATGGCAAAAGAGACGAGCTAAGTAACGTTTGACACTCGATCATGATAGATTTGCATATGCAGGAACATCGATTATAGTTAATAATAATATTGCATGTAATATGAATGTTTAATTCTTTGATGCATCATATGGGTTCACATAAAtttcctgtatttttttctACTTTGAATAACTGTAAATGCTTCAGTATCTTGTACCAGATCATTAAGATCAACACTCCTCAATATCATCAAGATAGCACCATTCAAGATTTCTTGATTTGAAATGAGAACATAGTTATTACATGCCACCTAACCTGACCTGTTGCGCTACCCATCAtttggtagagagagagagagagagagagagagagaacgcaGCCTGTTGTGCATAGAAGCTCCTTGGCCATTAAAATTTCATGCTATCCATAAATTTTGTTATTCTGTTGGGCAGATACTTcgtgtgttatatatatatatatatatagaaaagcaTCTTAGTAAGCAGTTAAATGACTCATGGAGAGATGCGTCACCTGGGTAGGCAAGAATAGAACcttgtacttcaaaattttggtctCCAGGTCTGAATTTTGCCGGTCTTAGGGAACGCAAACACTTCTTGACGTTGACTGATGAAAAAAGGCATCCGGCCGGATATCTGGTGATTAACAAGCTATTTTGTCCTAAGTTTGCACTTTGGTTGGTCTAGGATTTTGCCATATTTTCCGACGGATTTCAGGCACATGCCGTATGTTTGAGGATCTTTGTGTAAATTAAGAATGAGGGAATTACGTTTTAgacaaacattttta comes from the Nymphaea colorata isolate Beijing-Zhang1983 chromosome 14, ASM883128v2, whole genome shotgun sequence genome and includes:
- the LOC116267622 gene encoding pectate lyase-like is translated as MRFASDQKKMKGTFALPYNQPRLAFLLALLICVSSVVVNGNIAEHDDYWKMRAEAARNASLDSYHADPFNVTNHFNYEVHREEDGNSTRRNLGRYTGSCMATNPIDRCWRCDPLWSKHRKRLADCALGFGRKAFGGKRGRYYVVTDPSDNDLVNPKKGTLRYGVIQDRPLWIIFKTDMVIRLSEELIVNSFKTIDGRGANVHIAYGAGFTIQFVNHVIIHGLHIHDIKAGGGGMIRDSQSHFGLRTRSDGDGISIFGSTNIWIDHNSMSNCMDGLIDAIEGSTAITISNNHFTRHNEVSLMGAHDDYSRDAIMQVTFAFNHFGRNLVQRMPRCRWGFFHVVNNDYTHWQMYAIGGSQHPTIISEGNRFVAPPIDYAKEVTKREYAPQSVWSQWTWSSSNDYFQNGAFFRVSGKKFKNPYTKAQKITPKPGTFVSRLTRFAGALNCKKLLPC